Proteins co-encoded in one Malus sylvestris chromosome 9, drMalSylv7.2, whole genome shotgun sequence genomic window:
- the LOC126582320 gene encoding uncharacterized protein LOC126582320 isoform X2, giving the protein MLEFIRLNSMETRPDPDIDDDFSELYKEYTGPPGSNATNTQDRAKPNKRSLAGSDEEEEARDPNAVPTDFTSREAKVWEAKSKATERNWKKRKEEEMICKICGEPGHFTQGCPSTLGASRKSQDFFERVPAREKHVRSLFTEKVINRIEMDIGCYIKMDEKFIIVGGKDRLVLRRGVDAVHKVIKEEGEQRDGSGSQVTRSRSPERSPVVARLQRSESQRSHSGPRNGSHFQQRFHRKDKFVEDRIRHEMQKFSRGPPQAYGNNGARGRPSRSNSPACAPYMGNSYNSYDGHNQSMSAYRNDGWNSDKKGSDMQSGRQFDYSAIPQTLEELEMEYKREAMELGRIRDKEEDEENYRHREVYSCLVYLQLP; this is encoded by the exons ATGTTAGAATTCATAAGGTTGAATTCAATGGAAACGAGACCGGACCCAGACATCGATGATGACTTTAGCGAACTATACAAGGAGTACACTGGCCCTCCTGGGTCAAATGCCACAAACACACAAGATAGggcaaaaccaaacaaaaggtCTCTTGCCGGGTCTGATGAGGAAGAGGAAGCTCGTGACCCCAACGCTGTCCCAACCGATTTTACCAGCCGAGAAGCTAAGGTGTGGGAGGCCAAGTCAAAAGCTACTGAGAGGAattggaagaagaggaaggaagaggaaatgaTTTGCAAAATCTGCGGGGAACCAGGTCACTTTACTCAG GGTTGCCCATCTACCCTTGGTGCAAGTCGCAAGTCTCAAGATTTCTTTGAAAGGGTTCCTGCTAGAGAAAAGCATGTAAGGTCCCTTTTCACTGAGAAAGTGATAAACAGGATTGAAATGGATATTGGATGCTATATTAAGATGGACGAGAAATTTATCATTGTCGGTGGCAAGGATAGGTTAGTATTAAGAAGGGGTGTGGATGCTGTGCATAAAGTGATTAAAGAGGAAGGCGAACAAAGGGATGGTTCTGGTTCTCAAGTGACTAGATCAAGGTCACCTGAACGAAGCCCTGTTGTTGCACGGTTACAACGTTCTGAATCCCAGAGGTCTCATTCTGGTCCCCGGAACGGGTCGCATTTTCAACAAAGGTTTCACAGGAAAGATAAATTTGTTGAAGACCGAATACGTCATGAGATGCAGAAATTTTCCAGGGGTCCTCCACAAG CTTATGGTAATAACGGAGCTAGAGGTCGGCCAAGTCGTTCAAATTCTCCAGCTTGTGCCCCTTACATGGGAAACTCATATAATTCATATGATGGTCATAATCAAAGcatgtctgcttatagaaatGATGGATGGAATTCTGATAAAAAAGGATCTGATATGCAATCTGGTCGTCAGTTTGATTACTCTGCCATCCCCCAGACATTGGAAGAATTAGAAATGGAGTACAAACGAGAGGCAATGGAACTTGGAAGAATTCGTgacaaggaagaagatgaagaaaattacAGACATCGTGAG GTATACTCGTGCCTAGTATATCTCCAGCTACCCTGA
- the LOC126582320 gene encoding uncharacterized protein LOC126582320 isoform X1, with product MLEFIRLNSMETRPDPDIDDDFSELYKEYTGPPGSNATNTQDRAKPNKRSLAGSDEEEEARDPNAVPTDFTSREAKVWEAKSKATERNWKKRKEEEMICKICGEPGHFTQGCPSTLGASRKSQDFFERVPAREKHVRSLFTEKVINRIEMDIGCYIKMDEKFIIVGGKDRLVLRRGVDAVHKVIKEEGEQRDGSGSQVTRSRSPERSPVVARLQRSESQRSHSGPRNGSHFQQRFHRKDKFVEDRIRHEMQKFSRGPPQAYGNNGARGRPSRSNSPACAPYMGNSYNSYDGHNQSMSAYRNDGWNSDKKGSDMQSGRQFDYSAIPQTLEELEMEYKREAMELGRIRDKEEDEENYRHREAIREIRESHMKKLAPLRGMHAKQWEDFLQLDAQRRQQQANQQMSTLGFGGYKSHNYSEYDGTSANPQYAGESMAMDSRSRYPNPNPMETYPSRPRDNFGEFQRQRHEGFGRGYNRY from the exons ATGTTAGAATTCATAAGGTTGAATTCAATGGAAACGAGACCGGACCCAGACATCGATGATGACTTTAGCGAACTATACAAGGAGTACACTGGCCCTCCTGGGTCAAATGCCACAAACACACAAGATAGggcaaaaccaaacaaaaggtCTCTTGCCGGGTCTGATGAGGAAGAGGAAGCTCGTGACCCCAACGCTGTCCCAACCGATTTTACCAGCCGAGAAGCTAAGGTGTGGGAGGCCAAGTCAAAAGCTACTGAGAGGAattggaagaagaggaaggaagaggaaatgaTTTGCAAAATCTGCGGGGAACCAGGTCACTTTACTCAG GGTTGCCCATCTACCCTTGGTGCAAGTCGCAAGTCTCAAGATTTCTTTGAAAGGGTTCCTGCTAGAGAAAAGCATGTAAGGTCCCTTTTCACTGAGAAAGTGATAAACAGGATTGAAATGGATATTGGATGCTATATTAAGATGGACGAGAAATTTATCATTGTCGGTGGCAAGGATAGGTTAGTATTAAGAAGGGGTGTGGATGCTGTGCATAAAGTGATTAAAGAGGAAGGCGAACAAAGGGATGGTTCTGGTTCTCAAGTGACTAGATCAAGGTCACCTGAACGAAGCCCTGTTGTTGCACGGTTACAACGTTCTGAATCCCAGAGGTCTCATTCTGGTCCCCGGAACGGGTCGCATTTTCAACAAAGGTTTCACAGGAAAGATAAATTTGTTGAAGACCGAATACGTCATGAGATGCAGAAATTTTCCAGGGGTCCTCCACAAG CTTATGGTAATAACGGAGCTAGAGGTCGGCCAAGTCGTTCAAATTCTCCAGCTTGTGCCCCTTACATGGGAAACTCATATAATTCATATGATGGTCATAATCAAAGcatgtctgcttatagaaatGATGGATGGAATTCTGATAAAAAAGGATCTGATATGCAATCTGGTCGTCAGTTTGATTACTCTGCCATCCCCCAGACATTGGAAGAATTAGAAATGGAGTACAAACGAGAGGCAATGGAACTTGGAAGAATTCGTgacaaggaagaagatgaagaaaattacAGACATCGTGAG GCGATTAGGGAAATAAGAGAGAGCCACATGAAGAAACTGGCCCCCCTGAGGGGCATGCATGCAAAGCAGTGGGAGGACTTTCTTCAACTTGATGCCCAGAGGCGTCAACAACAGGCTAATCAGCAGATGTCGACTTTGGGTTTTGGTGGTTATAAATCACACAATTATTCTGAATACGACGGCACCTCGGCCAATCCTCAGTATGCTGGGGAAAGTATGGCCATGGATTCAAGGAGCAGGTACCCCAATCCCAACCCTATGGAAACCTATCCTTCAAGGCCTCGTGACAATTTTGGTGAGTTTCAGCGTCAGAGGCACGAGGGCTTTGGGAGAGGTTACAATCGATACTGA